In Candidatus Sedimenticola sp. (ex Thyasira tokunagai), the following proteins share a genomic window:
- a CDS encoding nitrate reductase subunit alpha: MSHFLDRLKYFKRTESTFSGGHGIVTNEDRQWEDSYRNRWRHDKVVRSTHGVNCTGGCSWKIFVKNGLVAYEMQQTDYPETRPDLPNHEPRGCQRGASFSWYLYSPHRIKYPLVRGRLVDMYRKERASGKDPVAAWEAIQSDPAKRLKYTAVRGLGGFVRADWKEMTEIIAAANIYTIKKWGPDRIYGFSPIPAMSMISYAAGSRYLSLIGGACGSFYDWYCDLPAASPQVWGEQTDVPEAADWYNSKYLIITGANLPMTRTPDAHFAIESRYNGTKVVSMAPDYAEYVKFADLWMPIKQGTDAAAFMCMGHVALNEFHIKKQDPYFTEYARTYTDMPMQLMLRKDGDRYVSDRFLRASDFDNNMGESNNPEWKTVVFDSKSNAFVVPNGSVGFRWGEEGKWNLLEKNAADQSEIEAELSCIENKDDVVAVSFPHFNPDDGDTLVRNIPVRKLKLASGEEALVCSVFDLQVAQYGIDRGLGDNLATSYDDASVPYTPAWGEKVTGVKRADLERTGREFAQNASETRGKSMVIMGAAINHWYHNDMGYRSIMNMLHICGCVGQSGGGWAHYVGQEKLRPQAGWAPIAFALDWHRPPRHMNSTTYWYFHTDQWRYEKVDADDVLGSTAKAKYRGYQLADYNVVSQRLGWLPSAPHFNKNPLNIVKDAEAAGATDEAGVSQYMSEQLKSGDMSFAVEDIDAEENHPRNLFVWRANLLGCSAKGHEYFLKHLVGAQNGVMQEGVEGKNSKEIKWREKSPVGKLDLMVDINFRLNSTGAYSDIILPTATWYEKADLNTTDMHPFVHPLGKAVDPAFESKSDWQIFQAIAKKFSELAEGHLGVVKDVVSLPMQHDTPMALAQPFGEVKDWKKDECDLIPGKTAPLFKVVERDFPNTYKKFTSIGPLMNKLGNNIKGLDWNTDLEIEQLGVLNGVIKEEGVSKGRPQLIDDVAVCDTVLQMAPETNGEVAHKSWHALSKKTGIDHSHLYAGRHEEKIRYHDIVAQPRKIITAPTWSGIESEEVSYNACYTNIHERIPFRTLTGRASFYLDHEWMLDFGEGLCCYRPPQDLGAHKNLPKELAAKLQSKKTLTLSWITPHSKWGIHSSYQDNLRMLTLFRGGPYFWLNEDEAKSIGIKDNDWVEAVNANGATVARVVVSQRVPEGMAIMYHAQEKNVNVPGSNTTGKRGGILNSVTKVIMKPTNMIGGYAQLSYAFNYYGTVGSQRDEHVIVHKIEDADVDWLERDLTPEREAQLNPPGINN; the protein is encoded by the coding sequence ATGAGTCACTTTTTAGATAGATTGAAATACTTTAAGCGTACCGAAAGCACCTTCTCTGGTGGTCATGGTATCGTTACCAATGAAGATCGACAGTGGGAAGATTCCTACCGCAATCGTTGGCGTCACGACAAAGTCGTGCGCTCTACCCACGGTGTAAACTGTACCGGTGGCTGTTCCTGGAAGATCTTCGTCAAGAATGGTCTTGTCGCTTACGAGATGCAGCAGACAGATTATCCTGAAACCCGCCCCGATCTGCCCAATCATGAGCCTCGTGGTTGCCAGCGTGGTGCCTCTTTTTCCTGGTACCTCTACAGCCCACACCGCATCAAGTACCCCCTGGTTCGCGGTCGCTTGGTTGATATGTATCGTAAAGAGCGTGCTTCAGGAAAAGATCCTGTTGCCGCCTGGGAAGCGATACAGAGTGATCCTGCAAAGCGCCTGAAGTATACGGCTGTTCGCGGTCTGGGTGGTTTTGTACGCGCTGACTGGAAAGAGATGACTGAAATCATCGCTGCCGCTAATATTTACACCATCAAAAAGTGGGGCCCTGACCGTATCTACGGTTTCTCCCCCATTCCTGCGATGTCAATGATCAGCTATGCCGCCGGCTCCCGCTACCTCTCTCTGATTGGTGGTGCTTGCGGCTCCTTCTACGACTGGTACTGTGATCTGCCAGCTGCTTCACCTCAGGTGTGGGGTGAGCAGACAGACGTGCCTGAAGCCGCTGACTGGTATAACTCCAAGTATCTGATCATCACCGGTGCCAATTTGCCGATGACCCGTACCCCCGATGCCCATTTTGCCATTGAGTCCCGTTACAACGGCACCAAGGTGGTCTCCATGGCGCCGGATTATGCTGAGTACGTGAAATTCGCTGATCTGTGGATGCCGATTAAACAGGGTACTGACGCTGCTGCATTCATGTGTATGGGCCATGTGGCACTGAATGAGTTCCATATCAAAAAGCAGGATCCTTACTTTACCGAGTACGCACGTACCTATACCGATATGCCGATGCAGTTGATGCTGCGTAAAGATGGTGATCGTTATGTTTCGGATCGATTCCTGCGAGCTTCTGACTTCGACAACAACATGGGTGAGAGCAACAACCCAGAGTGGAAAACGGTTGTTTTCGATTCCAAGAGCAATGCTTTTGTTGTACCCAACGGCTCTGTTGGCTTCCGCTGGGGTGAAGAGGGTAAATGGAATCTGCTGGAGAAGAATGCTGCGGACCAGTCAGAAATCGAAGCGGAACTCTCCTGTATAGAGAATAAGGATGATGTGGTTGCGGTTAGCTTCCCACACTTCAATCCTGATGACGGCGACACCCTTGTGCGCAACATTCCGGTACGTAAGCTGAAGCTTGCCTCCGGTGAAGAGGCGCTGGTCTGTTCCGTGTTCGATCTGCAGGTTGCGCAGTACGGAATCGATCGAGGCCTGGGTGATAATCTGGCGACCTCTTACGATGATGCCTCTGTTCCTTACACCCCGGCATGGGGCGAGAAGGTGACCGGTGTAAAACGTGCCGATCTTGAGCGTACCGGTCGTGAGTTCGCACAAAATGCCTCTGAGACCAGGGGTAAGTCCATGGTGATCATGGGTGCTGCGATCAACCACTGGTATCACAACGATATGGGTTACCGCAGCATCATGAACATGCTGCATATCTGTGGTTGTGTTGGACAGAGCGGCGGTGGCTGGGCTCACTATGTGGGCCAGGAGAAACTGCGTCCTCAAGCGGGTTGGGCGCCTATCGCCTTTGCCCTTGATTGGCATCGCCCACCACGCCACATGAACAGTACCACCTACTGGTACTTCCATACCGACCAGTGGCGTTACGAGAAAGTAGACGCTGATGATGTACTTGGCTCTACTGCAAAAGCCAAATATCGTGGTTATCAGCTGGCTGACTACAATGTGGTCTCGCAGCGTTTGGGTTGGTTGCCTTCCGCGCCTCACTTCAACAAGAATCCTTTGAATATCGTGAAGGATGCTGAAGCTGCAGGTGCTACTGATGAGGCGGGTGTTTCTCAGTATATGTCTGAGCAGCTTAAGAGCGGTGATATGAGCTTCGCGGTAGAGGATATCGACGCCGAGGAGAATCACCCACGTAACCTGTTTGTCTGGCGAGCCAATCTGTTGGGTTGTTCGGCGAAGGGTCACGAGTACTTCCTGAAACATCTTGTAGGCGCCCAGAACGGCGTTATGCAAGAGGGTGTTGAAGGTAAGAACTCCAAAGAGATCAAGTGGCGTGAGAAGTCACCGGTCGGCAAGTTGGATCTGATGGTAGATATCAACTTCCGCCTGAACTCCACCGGTGCTTACTCCGACATCATTTTGCCAACAGCCACCTGGTATGAGAAGGCTGATCTGAACACCACGGATATGCACCCCTTTGTTCATCCATTGGGCAAAGCGGTGGATCCGGCATTCGAGTCTAAGTCTGATTGGCAGATCTTCCAGGCAATCGCCAAGAAGTTCTCTGAACTGGCTGAGGGGCATCTCGGTGTTGTGAAAGATGTTGTCTCGCTACCGATGCAGCACGATACACCGATGGCACTGGCACAACCCTTTGGTGAGGTTAAAGATTGGAAGAAAGACGAATGCGATCTGATTCCCGGCAAGACCGCACCGCTGTTTAAGGTTGTTGAGCGTGATTTTCCCAACACCTATAAGAAGTTCACCTCTATTGGGCCTCTGATGAATAAGTTGGGTAACAACATCAAGGGACTTGATTGGAATACCGATCTTGAGATTGAGCAGCTTGGTGTGCTCAATGGCGTCATCAAGGAAGAAGGTGTCTCAAAGGGTCGCCCGCAACTGATAGATGATGTTGCTGTGTGTGACACCGTTCTGCAGATGGCACCAGAAACCAATGGTGAGGTGGCACACAAATCCTGGCATGCGTTGAGCAAGAAGACCGGTATCGATCACAGTCATCTCTATGCCGGTCGGCATGAGGAGAAGATCCGTTATCACGATATCGTTGCTCAGCCTCGTAAGATCATTACCGCACCTACCTGGTCTGGTATTGAGTCAGAAGAGGTGAGCTACAACGCCTGTTACACCAATATTCATGAACGCATTCCATTCCGTACCCTGACCGGTCGTGCATCCTTCTACCTGGATCACGAATGGATGTTGGATTTTGGTGAAGGTCTATGTTGCTATCGTCCGCCCCAGGATCTGGGAGCGCACAAGAATCTGCCTAAAGAGCTGGCCGCCAAGCTACAGAGTAAGAAGACCCTTACCCTCAGCTGGATCACGCCTCACTCCAAGTGGGGCATCCACTCTTCGTACCAGGACAATCTGCGCATGCTGACCCTGTTCCGTGGCGGCCCTTACTTCTGGCTTAATGAGGATGAAGCCAAGAGTATCGGTATCAAGGACAATGATTGGGTAGAGGCGGTTAATGCCAATGGTGCAACAGTGGCCCGGGTCGTGGTGAGTCAGCGTGTACCCGAGGGCATGGCAATCATGTATCACGCACAGGAGAAGAACGTTAACGTTCCCGGTTCCAACACCACCGGAAAACGCGGCGGTATTCTCAACAGTGTGACCAAGGTGATCATGAAACCTACCAATATGATTGGTGGCTACGCACAGCTCTCATACGCATTCAACTACTACGGTACGGTCGGCAGTCAACGTGATGAACACGTTATCGTTCACAAGATTGAAGATGCCGATGTGGACTGGTTGGAACGTGATCTGACACCGGAACGTGAAGCACAGCTCAATCCCCCGGGGATTAATAACTGA
- a CDS encoding MFS transporter, with the protein MADIKTWNPEDSNFWESTGKSIANRNLWISIPSLLCGFAVWLYWGIITVQMLNLGFPFEKAELFTLAAIAGLTGATLRIPSSFFIRIAGGRNTIFFTTALLMIPAIGAGIALQDKTTPLYVFQILAFLSGFGGGNFASSMSNISFFFPKRMQGLALGLNAGLGNAGVTTMQILVPLVMTFGIFGGDAMILENTSGTLIGKIPAGSETYIHNAGYVWLLLLIPLAFAGWFGMNNIRTEEVSPHIGSPLGAMSKIAGLLMIAFITAAVGLYIILPAPTGLGAPGWVKWPVIAGILFSTIMLMKMIPGDIKPNLQRQFKIFGNKHTWVMSVIYTMTFGSFIGYSAGFALAIKVVFGFQHVEVAGLMTHDLANPNGPSALMYAWMGPFIGALIRPFGGWMADKMGGAKVTQYVSIVMIGSALGVAYFLKGAYQSATPEEFFLPFFMLFLLLFAATGIGNGSTFRTIAMVFPKEQAGPALGWTSAVAAYGAFLIPKIFGEQIKATTPENALYGFAVFYAVCLVLNWWFYLGPKAEVKNP; encoded by the coding sequence ATGGCTGATATTAAAACCTGGAATCCGGAGGACTCAAATTTTTGGGAGTCCACCGGTAAATCGATTGCCAACCGCAATCTGTGGATATCAATCCCCAGTCTGCTGTGTGGCTTTGCGGTTTGGTTGTACTGGGGCATCATTACGGTACAGATGCTCAATCTGGGCTTCCCTTTTGAGAAGGCGGAGCTCTTTACACTGGCGGCAATTGCCGGTCTTACCGGTGCCACACTGCGTATCCCCTCGAGCTTTTTCATTCGCATTGCCGGTGGTAGAAATACCATCTTCTTCACCACGGCGCTGTTGATGATTCCGGCTATCGGTGCCGGTATCGCGCTGCAGGATAAGACTACGCCGCTGTACGTATTCCAGATCCTGGCGTTCCTCTCCGGTTTCGGTGGTGGTAACTTCGCCTCGTCCATGTCCAACATCAGCTTCTTCTTCCCTAAACGGATGCAGGGCCTGGCGCTGGGTCTGAATGCCGGTCTTGGTAATGCAGGTGTGACCACTATGCAGATCCTGGTACCCCTGGTGATGACCTTCGGTATCTTCGGTGGTGATGCGATGATTCTGGAGAACACATCAGGCACCCTGATCGGTAAGATTCCTGCAGGTTCTGAAACCTACATCCACAATGCCGGTTATGTCTGGTTGTTGCTGTTGATTCCTCTGGCCTTTGCCGGCTGGTTCGGTATGAACAACATCCGTACTGAAGAGGTCTCTCCACACATCGGTTCACCTCTTGGCGCCATGTCCAAGATTGCCGGTCTGTTGATGATCGCATTTATTACCGCCGCCGTCGGCCTCTACATCATTCTGCCGGCACCTACCGGTTTGGGTGCCCCCGGTTGGGTCAAGTGGCCCGTCATTGCCGGTATCCTCTTCTCCACCATCATGCTGATGAAGATGATTCCGGGCGATATCAAGCCCAACCTGCAGCGTCAGTTCAAGATCTTCGGTAATAAGCACACCTGGGTGATGAGCGTTATCTACACCATGACCTTTGGTAGCTTCATCGGTTACTCCGCCGGTTTTGCCCTCGCTATCAAGGTGGTGTTCGGCTTCCAGCATGTTGAAGTGGCTGGCCTGATGACCCACGATCTCGCTAACCCCAATGGTCCATCTGCACTGATGTACGCCTGGATGGGTCCCTTTATCGGTGCGCTGATTCGTCCGTTCGGTGGCTGGATGGCCGATAAGATGGGTGGTGCCAAGGTGACTCAGTATGTCTCCATTGTAATGATTGGCTCAGCCCTTGGTGTCGCCTACTTCCTGAAAGGGGCTTATCAGTCGGCTACCCCTGAAGAGTTCTTCCTACCCTTCTTCATGCTCTTCCTGCTGCTGTTTGCTGCCACTGGCATCGGTAACGGTTCTACTTTCCGTACCATCGCTATGGTGTTCCCGAAAGAGCAGGCGGGTCCTGCACTGGGTTGGACATCAGCGGTTGCCGCTTACGGCGCATTCCTGATCCCCAAGATCTTTGGTGAGCAGATCAAGGCAACCACACCCGAGAATGCCTTGTATGGATTTGCCGTTTTTTATGCAGTCTGCCTGGTCTTGAACTGGTGGTTCTACCTCGGACCAAAAGCTGAGGTTAAGAACCCTTAA